The nucleotide window gtagagatggggtttcaccgtgttagccaggatggtctcgatctcctgacctcgtgatctgcccgtctcggcctcccaaagtgctgggattacaggcttgagccaccgcgcccggcctcagtgatttttaaatattatccaAAGTTGCTATAGTGAACACACTTATAATCAGAGAAAATCTTATGGGGGAAGGATGAGAGGAATAAAATATCCAAAGAGGTCAATAgtagatgaatttttaaaatctatcctTTTGAGATAATACTTAAAAAGttatgctaaaataaaaatacataattgatGTTGGAGTATGGGaatgcattaaatatttaaatttcttctaatGTTCTTCAGGCCTTAAGATGTCTTCCAACCCtagtgccaagcactgtgcatACAtgttaggtgctcaataaattggTTCCTCCCTCATCCCTAGAGTTTCTTGGCTACATAATCTTCCGATCCCTCATATGCAAGCAAAACACCCATTAAAAATAGTTGATAGTGTACTTAGGACTATTTAAAAGtagtttcattaaaaaacaaatgtggcagagaatggtggctcatgcctgtaatcccagcacttggggaggtcaagatgggagggttgcttgaagccaggagtttgagacaccagtctgggtgacatagaccccattctacaaaaaataaaaataaagaaattagttgggtgtgtggtatgtgcctgtagtcccagctacctgagaggctgtagcaggaggattgcctgagcccaggagtttcaggctgcagcaATCGATGATCacgctgctgtactccagccttcgcgacagagcaagaccttgtcttaaaaacacatgtgtgcgcgcacacacacacacaacacactccaAATGTTATATATCAGGGAGACGTTGGCTTTTCATAGTTTTATAATTAGTTGGTTTGtgtgttcactttttaaaactagGTCAATAACTTTGTCTTCCTGCTTTTTCCTCACAGCCCTGCCAAGCCCAAACATGTGGAACTAAATCTTAAAACCCCTAAGAATCTTGACAGTTTGGGAAATGAGCACAATCCATTTAGCCAGCCAGTTCACAAAGGCAACACTGCCACCAAAATCTCCTTATTTGAAAACAAACGGGCAAACAGTAGCCCAAGACACACTGACATTCGAGGCACAAGGAACACTCCTGCCTCTAGTAAAACGTTTGTTGGGAGGGCGAAGCTGAATTTAGCCAAAAAAGCCAAAGAAATGGAGCAACCTGAAAAGAAAGTAATGCCAAACAGTCCCCAGAGTGGTGTGCTGGTGAAGGAAACTGCTGTAGAAACCAAAGTTACTCTCTCGGAAGAAGAGATTCTACCAGCAACCGGAGGAATGAATGGAGACCCTTCTGAGAATCAAGCTCTTGGTCCTCAACCTAACCAAGATGATAAAGCAGATGTGCAAATAGATGCTGGCTGCCCTTCAGAACCAGTGGCTTCTGCTCTGATTCCTGTCAAAGATCATAAGCTCTTAGAGAAGGACTCAGAGGCTGCAGACAGCAAAAGACTTGTACTTGAAAATGTAACCAATGCAGCACAAGACATCCCCATCACTGTGGATACCAAAGATTTACCCCCAGCAGCCATGCCAAAGCCACAGCATACATCTTCTGACTCACAGGCCCCTACTGAGTCATCTCCTGAGCCTTCTCTTTCACTGTCTGCACCCACTCCTGGGGATGTTGCCAAAGACACATGTGTTCAATCGCCCATAAGCAGTTTTCCGTGCACTGATCTGAGAGTGTCAGAAAATCACAAAGGACGTGTTTTGCCTGTGTCTCATCAGAACAATGAGAAAATGCCACTTTCAGAACTTGGAGGAGAGACAAACCCTCCTTTGTCCACAGAGCATAGTCCAGAAGCTGTGGGAAGTGAGTGTCCATCCAGAGTCCTCGTCCAGGTCAGGTCCTTCGTGCTCCCCATGGAGAGCACCCAGGATGTGAGCTCCCAGGTCATCCCAGAGAGCTCTGAAGTTAGAGAAGTGCAGTTGCCAACTTGTCACAGTAATGAACCTGAAGTGGTTTCCGTTGCAAGTTGTGCTCCCCTACAAGAGGAAGTACTGGGCAATAAGAGCATGTCACCCGAACACTCTCATTGCACAGCAGAGCTCGCGGCAAAATCTGGCCCACAAGTTGTGCCACCAGCATCAGAGAAAACTTTGCCTATTCAGGCTCAAAGTCAGGGCAACAGAACACCCCTGATGACTGAATCTAGTCCCACCAACTCTCCCAGCAGTGGAAATCACTTAGACACTCCTCAAAAGCCAGATCAGACTGTTAGACATGGCTGGCATAGCCCTGCCGGTTTTTTGAACATTTCTGCTGGTAGTGATGACagtgtatttgattcttcttctgATATGGAAAAATtcactgaaattataaaacagatgGATAGTGCAGTTTGTATgcccatgaaaagaaagaaggccaggATGCCAAATTCTCCTGCTCCTCACTTTGCCATGCCTCCTATTCATGAAGACCATTTAGAAAAGGTGTTTGATCCCAATGTGTTTACCTTTGGTttggggaagaagaaggaaagtcaGCCAGAAATGTCCCCGGCTTTACATTTGATGCAGAGCCTTGACACAAAATCCCAACTGAGACCCAAACGTGCATCTGCTGAACAGAGTGTCCTCTTCAAGTCCCTGCACACCAACACTAATGGGAACAGTGAGCCTCTGGTGATGCCAGAAATCAATGACAAAGAGAACAGGGACATCACAAGTGGTAGCATTAAGAGATCGAGACTAGAAAAAAGTGCACTTTTCTCAAGCTTGTTATCTTCCTTACCACAAGACAAAATCTTTTCTCCTTCTGTGACATCAGTCAACACTATGACCACGGCTTTCAGTACTTCTCAGAACGGTTCCCTATCTCAGTCTTCAGTGTCACAGCCCACGACTGAGGGTGCCCCGCCCTGTGGTTTGAACAAAGAACAGCCAAATCTACCCGACAACTCCTTAAAGGTCTTCAGTTTCAACTCGTCAAGTACATCACACTCCAGTTTGAAAAGTCCAAGCCACATGGAAAAATACCcgcaaaaagagaaaaccaaagaagATAAAGAAGATCTGGATTCACGAAGCAACCTACACTTGCTGGAAactaaattttctgaattttcaaaactgaagaacGATGATATGGAAAAGGCTAATCATACTGAAAATGTTCTTAAATCAAACTTGCCAAACTGCGGAAACAGTGACACCGACTTCATGGGTCTTTTCAAATCAAGCCGGTATGACCCAggcatttctttttctggaatgtCATTATCAGACACAATGGTAAGTAgcaatgtattattatttatttggggTATTTATAAAGCAAGGGAAGAGAGGGATGATGAGCAACTCCTGTTATTCTTTTAGAAATGGTTAAACTCATGCGCTatagtttttattcattcatcacatATTTGAAAACCTGCAATGTACAAGAGACTGTTAGagggcaagaaaaaaatgtactaaGAATCTTCACTGAAGGCCTCTGTAGTCTTGCAGGGAGATAAAGCTACAAATGTTTTAAGgcgcatgattttttttttttttttttttttttttgacagagtcttgctctgtcgcccaggctggagtgcagtgacgcaatctcagctcactgcaacctccgcctcctgggttcaagtgattcttctgcctctgcttccctaGTAGCAGGgaatacaggtgcgtgccaccacgcctggataatttttgtatttttagtaaaaactaaaaatacaaaaatacaaaaaatacaaatttttagtaaaaactaaaaatacaaatacgggggttttaccatattggccgagctggtctcgaactcctgacctcgtgatccatctgcctcggcctcccaaagtgttgggattacccgGTGTGAGCCATCTTGACTGGCTGGCATGTGATCTTTTAAGGCACATGTGAATTTATATGTTGTATTGTGAAAGCTATAGGTAAACTTGTGGAGTTCAGAGACAGACAAGATGCTTTTTCTTACCTATTCTATGTAAAAGTGCTCAGTGCTATACTTAGAATTCTGAAGATCTGTGAAGCAGCTTCCTCTATTTGGGAAGTCCCCAGCCAGGGAAACTTTTTCTTAATCCTTATCTCTATGAGATTCACTCTTTTTTCCCATAAGTAGCAATAGGTGTTTATCCTATGCAATTgagaaagtattttctctttattggGAATTAGTTTTCAttagggaaatatttttttcccctgcaaAGCTGTGGGGAGTAAAgaattttggttttcattggaTCTTAAATATTAGAGAGAAGACAGCAAAACATGATTTTGGGGAATAATTTTGATTTCTGCATCTTCTTTTATCTCTCTTCAGAAGATGTTTACTCAGTTTTTGATGTGAATTTGTGCCTTTTTGTTACCAAGCTTATTTAAGGTAAGGGAGGACTATGAGAAAGGAAGGTGGGATATGAGTTTAGTGATCAGCTCTGCCAGGCTAGAAGCCTGAGTGGGGCTTGTATTCTGGTGGTCCGTCCTGTGAACCCGGCTGTCTGGCAAGTGTGGACCGCAATCCAGCCCAGTTTATCCAGGCAGAAAATACCTTGCACTTTTCCTGGTCTGTACAGGGTACTGCAGCATAGTTCAATGTATTATATTGGCTTTTGCTACAGTCCTGTCAGAGAATGTGATGTTGCAAGCTCTTTCAAAATATATGGTTGGGTTTCCAGCAGAGGTGCAGATCCCTTTTTCATGTGATTTCATAAACTTTCGTAAAGTTTGGGTTTCAGATGTTTGGTGTTAGGAccctttacatttaaaaatgattaagaaccCCAATGAGCTTTTGTTTGTATGGGTTCTGCCTATCAGAATTGattatattagaaataattgCTGAGAAAATTGGAAAACACCAGAACATACAAGTGCACACTGCAGCAGTGCTCAGAGCAACGATGCCATCACACATCATGGAGCCTTGTACTCCACTGCACATttgagaaagagatgaaaaaggcAGATGACCTCttcttattatgaaaatagttttgatctCATGGACTACCTGAAAGGATCTTGGAGACCCCCCACTGGCCTctgaaccacactttgagaaccactccTATAAACAAATAAGACTGAATCAGCCTATGGTACCCAGAAATCATAAAATTCTTAACTGTTTCTCTCAAGCACAAAATTTCCACTGGTCCACTTCCCATTCatttctgctttgttctttttaattgttcTTAGATCACTTTCCTTATTTAACTACAGTCTGACAAAGCTGATAACAGAATATACAGTTTCCTTATAAAAATCAAGTCAAatgacataaaaaggaaaaataaaatctttatactttttctaggcctttttatgattaaaaaataatggcCTTTCTttaggtcctgggcttttattgaTTGTATAACTATTCAATCATGAAAGTTTTacctgaattttgttttaaattttaggctTTTTCTTCAGTTTATCTACTTctaatgtatatatatgcataaataggTATATACCATTTGGCTTCTGATAATGCTCTAGGGGGGCCcttatggacttttttttttttttaagagacagaatcttgctctgtcacccaagctagagtgcagtggcatgttcttggctccctgcaacctctccgccttccaggttcaagcaattttcatgtctcagcctcccaagtagctgagattataagtgagcaccaccacgtctggctaatttttgtgtttttagtagagacagggttctgccatgttggccatgctgatctcgaactcctgacctcaggtgatctgcccacctcggcctcccaaagtgctgggattacaggcgtgagccaccgcaccccagcctttTGTGGTCTTCTGGCCATATCTACACTCTGGTGTGATGCAAGAGCAGTCAGAGCAAGGGCAGTTCCTAAAATAGGCATCCTAGTCAGCATTGAAAGTAGttcatattttgtaatatttttacatgtataattactattttattatcttatgAATTTCTGGTTTTACTGGTCTTGTCAGATGGTCTTGAAAATGATTAGTTTTGGAGCcatattaaaatgcattttgtctATCAAAAAAGCAAGattaggctgggcttggtggctcacacctataatcccagcactttgggaggccgaggcaggcggatcacgaggtcaagagatcgaaaccatcctagccaacatggtgaaaccccatctctactaaaagaaaaatacaaaaattagctgggctggtggcatgcacctgtagtcccagctacttaggaggctgaggcaggagaaacgcttgaacccagacggaggttgcagtgagccgagatgacgccattgcactccatctcaaaagaaaaaaaagggggattAAATATACTATGTGCAATGTACATTATGAAATATACCATATATACCGTAAACACTTCTGTTTAGACTAGTGGTTGTTATATGGTTATAGATTTACTATGAGAAAACAATATTTGTATGGATTCAGATAGGGTATGTATATGAACACAAAAGtgattaatatattataatttctctttatttgatATAATACTGATATTATTTGAATTAGAATTTCTTAGCTGAGTTCTTATTCTGTGAACTGACAAGAAACATACGTGCCCTGAATTTTCTAGCATTGGTGGAAATAGCCTAGACATTTAAATTAGGAGAAATTGCAATGGCAAATTCAGGTAGAGGTGAAAAAACCTTAATTTAAAAGTATGAACTCAAAGAGTTTTAATACAACTTTAGCATTGATTAGAGTGGACGTTTCAAAATCAATACAGTGTGGGATAAGTGTGATCCACCTAGAGGATCATGGGTGGAAAAAGAGGATTGTTATGTGAAGTTGTAattatttgttgtgtttttgttcatCTGATTACAGACACTTAGAGGAAGTGTCCAAAATAAACTCAATCCCCGACCTGGAAAGGTaagattattttctgtttctagccTTGATTCTATTTTGGTCTGATAGAGCATGACAAATTGTGCTACCACTTTCGTTTTCATGCAGGTAGTGATATATAGTGAACCCGATGTCTCCGAGAAGTGCATCGAAGTTTTCAGTGACATTCAGGATTGCAGTTCTTGGAGCCTCTCTCCAGTGATACTCATAAAAGTTGTTAGAGGATGGTAAGAATGGCACTTTAAGTTCCTGATgttgaatgtttgtgttttacATGCTTAATTACCTTTTTAGTCCTCACTACTAGTTTAAAATTATGGCTTTAGCAGTGGAAAGCACAGGAAATACTACTCGTGGTAAGATAAGGGATTCATATCTTAACAATgtcattttaaatcattattcTGATTATAGCAGTGATACATGTTTATGggagaaaaatcaaaacagtacAGTGCAACAAGCTTCTTTTTCCCATGTTTCCCCATAATATTGCTTTGAACTAATCATAAATCAGGGCCCATAACACACTTTTGGTTGATGACCTTTAAATGAGGTTGATAAGAATTGCACTAGTCGTGTTGATAGACcagaaaggacttttaaaaaatctataaggAAACTTGAGAACACGTAGGAAAAGGCAAAGTAAagaaacaataaggaaaaaaaatctataaggaaaaaccaaaacaatctaTAAaggcatttttctaattttttaatgatagtTCAGTGCAGCActaacttaaaatttaatttgctttCCAATATTTCCACAAAAGATTGTTTTGGTTAAGTAAAGAAactagtgaaaaaaataaatattttgacagTTTCTGAAATCATTTTATCAACTTCATTGCCTCTTGGAGACACACAGGAAGCTGAGTAGAGAAAGgcagcttaaaaaaagaaatagctgatCTGGCATAATACTTATCTTTTGGTGCCTATTTGTAAACTTGTTTGAAATAAAGAGGGTAGACCTCTGGATGTTTATGGATTTAAAAATCCATAAGATTTTCTTTTGGTCTCCATTGGATTAAATATGCAGCAGCCTTCCTGTtagatttctaggtattttaatattttttcctatatctCCAACATAGTCATGAGAAAAAcaagttttgcttttattcttaaatttgaaGACAAATGCTATTTTAATTGCTGGAGAATTGGCCACtaatatgcaatatataataGTGGCAATTTTTtacacaaattttgtttttatagaacagtgctttttcctttcttttgcaacTTTTGTCGGCTTCTTTTTCTCGAAAGCGTAAGCATTTACACTGCCATACGTTGACATGAGGTTTTTCTTTAGTGTTTGGCTGTTGTTcggaagaatattgttaaaatgctttCCATTACCATATCTATAGTCTTTTGTACCAACATATTCATTGATATGACTGTAATATGTAAGTTAAAATCTCTCTAAGAGAAATGTTTTCTACATATATGAAGAGACAAAaggccagacatgatggctcatgcctgtaattccagcacattgggaggccgaggtgggcagatcacttgagaccaggagttcaagatcagcaggccaacatggggaaacctcgtctctactaaaaatacaaaaatgagccgggcttggtggcacattcctgtaatcccagctactcgggcggctgaggcaggagaattgcttgaacctgggaggtggaggttgcagtaagccgagatcgcaccactgcactctagcctgggcaacagagcaagactctgtatcaaaaaaaaaaaaagagacagaaaaaaacaaaaaaacactacagTAAACATCCATTTATCTGACATATTATCATTTATAAGTCTCCACCACCTGGCAATTACTTGGAACATTAGTAGCTCCATAGCATTCATAGAGATAACTCCAAAGTTCTCTAAGATCCTGATATAGTTCATGAGTTATCAGAGACTTAATTATACCCAGTAAAATATTAGTGTTAGGGAGAGTTTAAGCTATTTTAATTGCTAGATAATTAGCcactaatatactatatatataatggCAATTAGCCAGGATATTTGAGTAATCAAAGCCTCTCGCACCAAGACTGGCTAatggttttgctgtgttttaTTGTTAGTTGGATTTTGTATGAGCAACCAAATTTTGAAGGGCACTCCATTCCCTTAGAAGAAGGAGAATTGGAACTCTCTGGTCTCTGGGGTGTAGAAGACATTTTGGAAAGTCACGAGGAAGCAGAGTCTGATAAGCCGGTGGTGATTGGTTCCATCAGACATGTGGTCCAGGTAGGTTGCGGTAaatctggattttatttattcaacaaatatttatggattcGTACTTAAAGGGAAATGTTCATTTCACGAAATAAGTGATTGGGAAACATATTTGGTGCCTTAGGgatgtattttctgtattttaagtttatttgtacactttaaagaatttaaaaagaaacataattggTTAGATAATTTTTCACAATAAACCCTTAAGGTAAATCTTTTATGCCTGTCCTTCTATTCCCatcttccaaatatattttacctGATAACTTGGTTTAAATGAGTTCTGCATCTATGAACAGATTTTTCATTTActtagtgtttttgtttgctgtATGAGTTGTGATTACTTTGAGTGGTTTATAGGAattctattttggaaaaataaataatccaaaaataATTTGGTTGATCAACTCTAGGATTTCATGTGGATTTAACAACATATTACTTGCTCTATTTGAGGCCACTTTATGGATGAGGTAACATTTCTTGGTTTCTTGTTACTTGATGAGAAAAGTGTTGTCAGAGTCTTTCTTTGTGGCTCTTGGGATTTGATGATTCTTTACCTTAAAAATGCAATTAATGGTGTCTTCTaagtagaaaattaaaatccCAAGTTTTAACGGAGACGAGTGTCAAGATGCAATACAGAGAAAAGGAACATTCTGATGTGAGAATGAGTAAAGATGAGTAACAGTTTTGGCAGAGGAAAGTGTCGCCTACTTCCTGGGTCAACATTTCTGAGTAACTTAGGTGGTAATTGGTATGCTAAatgatttatcttttatttgcTTTAAGTATATAATATGAGAAGACTAAGTAAGACTTCAGAAACCCTATTTCAAAATGTCCTCATTAATGGAATATTTTGCCTAGAGTTTTTATTTACTGCTCAAATAATATTGGTAATAaagcaatgtttaaaaatatcatcTGATTCCCATCATGAAGTGCCCTCTCCccctttattttttgaattttctaccCTTTGCTTTTTCCGCAGTTGTAATCATAATACAGGGACAATGCTGTTCCACCTGTCTATCCTAACACTGTGGTTCTcaatcctttttttctctttataccaCTTTCCTGAAAATCACACTCCCCTTGGTAACATCTTTGGGATTGGAACTGGGGAAGGTATGAATCTGGTGGGGTGAGGATTTGGGTGCATTCAGGAAGATGGGGAAGGAAAACGAGATCTCTTGTTTTGTCTGACAGTAGCAGACTTACTGTAGCAAAAGCTTTTCATGTTACCATAGGTTTAGGGCTTAGCTGAATATCATATTCCATTGAAACaatgcattatttattatttagtacATAAATGAGgtatcattatttatttgttatttcttctttcagtgaATCGTaaggttgtttctagttttttactattataagtAATGCCATGAGAATGTTTTTGtgcatttaataatttataattttctttttcttttttttgagatggagtcttgctctgtcacccaggctggagtgcagtggtgcaatctcggctcactgcaacttctgcctcctgggggttcaagtgattctcctgcctcagcctccacagtagctgtgattacaggcacatgccacaatgcccagctaatttttgtgtttttagtagagatggggtttcgccgtgttggccaggctgctcttgaactcctgacctcaggtgatctgcccgcctcggcctcccaaggctgggattacaggtgtgagccactgcgcacggccAGTAATtcataattttctaatttgtttcctTGAGGTACATTTTTCTGAATGGTGCCATGTTAAAGGGTATGGTTATAGCTCCTGATATGTCatggattatattttctttacagATCATGTGCATGGTTTCTTGAAACATAAACATAAGTCAGAGCATATATTTTAGAGGTTACCTTTTTAGTTCATTAGAGTTGTTCCTTTTGATAACATTTGAAAAGCCTCATCTGAGCTTATTCAGGTGTTAAAATTTCTTCTGTTGCTCAGTTCACCCAACTCAGCTGCATAGATGAGGTTCAATAAATATTCCATTAATGCTTAGGCACTCGACCAGACGAGGCCTTTTGAAGACTGTTGGGACCACAGATATGCAGGGCATGGAACAATGACCAAAGTACAGAGATTTGTAAATCACTATGAATGTGTGCTTTTGCTTTTATGACTTAGATCAAACCAGTATCATAAAGGTTTACTCAGTCAAGGAGAGTTACCACAAATCAACAGAGGGCTTATGGACACAAAACAGTGGCTGAGGAAGACTCCAAGAGCAGCCGTTCTACAGACTAAAGTCTCTGTGCTTGGATAATTATATCAGAGCAAAGGAACCAAAACCCCAGACCAAGGAGGGTCAAGTgaggatgagaaaaataaatatattccaaaactcaaataaaatacatttctgatgATCTTTGCTTGAATGCAACACTGAGTTATATAACTAAAGCAAGTGTGTCTGCCCCAAAATAGGTGGATTATTAATTCATGGATGGAAACAGGAAAGGGCTAAA belongs to Macaca thibetana thibetana isolate TM-01 chromosome 4, ASM2454274v1, whole genome shotgun sequence and includes:
- the CRYBG1 gene encoding beta/gamma crystallin domain-containing protein 1 encodes the protein MEKKSSGRRSGRRRRSQKSTDSPGADAELPESAARDDAVFDDEVAPNAASDCSSAEKKVKSPRAALDGGVASAASPESKPGPGPKGQLRGESDRSKQPPPASSPTKRKGRSRALEAVPAPPASGPRAPAKESPPKRVPDPGPVTKGAAAESGEEAARAVPRELPVKSSSLLPEIKPEHKRGPLPNHFDGRAEGGRSKELGRAAGAPGASDADGLKPRNHFGVGRSTVTTKVTLPAKPKHVELNLKTPKNLDSLGNEHNPFSQPVHKGNTATKISLFENKRANSSPRHTDIRGTRNTPASSKTFVGRAKLNLAKKAKEMEQPEKKVMPNSPQSGVLVKETAVETKVTLSEEEILPATGGMNGDPSENQALGPQPNQDDKADVQIDAGCPSEPVASALIPVKDHKLLEKDSEAADSKRLVLENVTNAAQDIPITVDTKDLPPAAMPKPQHTSSDSQAPTESSPEPSLSLSAPTPGDVAKDTCVQSPISSFPCTDLRVSENHKGRVLPVSHQNNEKMPLSELGGETNPPLSTEHSPEAVGSECPSRVLVQVRSFVLPMESTQDVSSQVIPESSEVREVQLPTCHSNEPEVVSVASCAPLQEEVLGNKSMSPEHSHCTAELAAKSGPQVVPPASEKTLPIQAQSQGNRTPLMTESSPTNSPSSGNHLDTPQKPDQTVRHGWHSPAGFLNISAGSDDSVFDSSSDMEKFTEIIKQMDSAVCMPMKRKKARMPNSPAPHFAMPPIHEDHLEKVFDPNVFTFGLGKKKESQPEMSPALHLMQSLDTKSQLRPKRASAEQSVLFKSLHTNTNGNSEPLVMPEINDKENRDITSGSIKRSRLEKSALFSSLLSSLPQDKIFSPSVTSVNTMTTAFSTSQNGSLSQSSVSQPTTEGAPPCGLNKEQPNLPDNSLKVFSFNSSSTSHSSLKSPSHMEKYPQKEKTKEDKEDLDSRSNLHLLETKFSEFSKLKNDDMEKANHTENVLKSNLPNCGNSDTDFMGLFKSSRYDPGISFSGMSLSDTMTLRGSVQNKLNPRPGKVVIYSEPDVSEKCIEVFSDIQDCSSWSLSPVILIKVVRGCWILYEQPNFEGHSIPLEEGELELSGLWGVEDILESHEEAESDKPVVIGSIRHVVQDYRVSHIDLFTEPEGLGILSSYFDDTEEMQGFGVMQKTCSMKVHWGTWLIYEEPGFQGVPFILEPGEYPDLSFWDTEAAYIGSMRPLKMGGRKVEFPTDPKVVVYEKPFFEGKCVELETEMCSFVMEGGETEEATGGDHLPFTSVGSVKVLRGIWVAYEKPGFTGHQYLLEEGEYRDWKAWGGYNGELQSLRPILGDFSNAHMIMYSEKNFGSKGSSIDVLGIVANLKETGYGVKTQSINVLSGVWVAYENPDFTGEQYILDKGFYSSFEDWGGKNCKISSVQPICLDSFTGPRRRNQIHLFSEPQFQGHSQSFEETTSQIDDSFSTKSCRVSGGSWVVYDGENFTGNQYVLEEGHYPCLSAMGCPPGATFKSLRFIDVEFSEPTIILFEREDFKGKKIELNAETINLRSLGFNTQIRSVQVIGGIWVTYEYGNYRGRQFLLSPAEVPNWYEFSGCRQIGSLRPFVQKRIYFRLRNKATGLFMSTNGNLEDLKLLRIQVMEDVGADDQIWIYQEGCIKCRIAEDCCLTIVGSLVTSGSKLGLALDQNADSQFWSLKSDGRIYSKLKPNLVLDVKGGTQYDQNHIILNTVSKEKFTQVWEAMVL